In the Vitis vinifera cultivar Pinot Noir 40024 chromosome 2, ASM3070453v1 genome, one interval contains:
- the LOC132253188 gene encoding uncharacterized protein LOC132253188, which yields MKETESIVEMITRFTEIVNGLEALGRVINESKKVMKILRSLPSKWHTKVTAIKEAKDLTKLPMEELLGSLMTYEISLTKQLQESEDKKKKNIALKATTKEEEDVEEEKPSEEDDDLALITRKLNKYMRGERFRGKKFTSRRNPSRRESSSHGDKEKWEEKGDLICFKCKKLGHIKYDCPLYKIEAKRRMKKAMMATWSESEESSEEEKEKEVANMCFMAIDDLDEENSNSSDEDMHVIFEELYEDFEKLSLKNNSLKKRIQELEKELEEVKEKFSI from the coding sequence atgaaagaaactgaatctattgttgagatgatcactaggttcactgaaattgtcaatggccttgaagcattgggaagggtcataaatgaatccaaaaaggtgatgaagatattgaggtctctcccctcaaagtggcatacaaaggtcaccgcTATTAAAGAAGCTAAAGATttgaccaagctacctatggaagaactcttagggtcattaatgacttATGAAATCAGTTTGACAAAGCAACTACAAGagagtgaagacaaaaagaagaaaaacatagctctcaaagctacaaccaaggaagaagaagatgttgaagaagaaaaaccaagtgaagaagatgatgatttagctctcatcacaagaaagctcaacaagtacatgagaggtgaaaggtttagagggaaAAAGTTTACCTCTAGAAGAAATCCCTCAAGAAGGGAATCCTCATCAcatggtgacaaggaaaaatgggaagagaaaggagatttgatatgcttcaaatgcaaaaagctgggacacattaaatatgattgtcctctctacaaaattgaagccaagagaagaatgaagaaggcaatgatggccacttggagtgagaGTGAAGAATCTTCCgaggaagaaaaggagaaagaagtggcaaacatgtgcttcatggcaatagatgatcttgatgaggaAAACTCTAACtctagtgatgaagatatgcatgttatttttgaagaactatatgaggattttgaaaaacttagtttgaaaaataattctcttaaaaagagaattcaagaacttgaaaaagaacttgaggaagtgaaagaaaagttttcaatt